In Saccharothrix syringae, the following are encoded in one genomic region:
- a CDS encoding VOC family protein — MTSTEATTSIDTVTLGATDPAAAERFYADAFGLGPLLRVRASQEPTTGFRGYTLSLTTSQPADVDVLVDAALAAGATSLKPAARSLWGYGGAVQAPDGAIWTIASSKKKDTGPATGRVDDVVLLLGVADVVASKRFYVERGFAVGKSFGRMYVEFASAPGAVKLALYRRRALAKNAGVSPEGTGSHRIAIGGAGSFTDPDGFAWEAGE; from the coding sequence ATGACCTCCACCGAAGCCACGACCTCGATCGACACCGTCACCCTCGGGGCGACCGACCCCGCGGCCGCCGAGCGCTTCTACGCCGACGCCTTCGGCCTGGGCCCCCTCCTGCGGGTGCGGGCGTCGCAGGAACCGACCACCGGCTTCCGCGGCTACACCCTGTCGCTCACCACGTCCCAGCCGGCCGACGTCGACGTCCTGGTCGACGCCGCCCTCGCCGCCGGGGCCACCTCGCTCAAGCCCGCCGCCAGGTCGCTCTGGGGTTACGGCGGCGCCGTGCAGGCCCCGGACGGGGCGATCTGGACGATCGCGAGCTCGAAGAAGAAGGACACCGGCCCCGCCACCGGGCGGGTCGACGACGTCGTGCTCCTGCTGGGCGTCGCCGACGTGGTCGCGAGCAAGCGGTTCTACGTCGAGCGGGGCTTCGCCGTGGGGAAGAGCTTCGGCCGCATGTACGTGGAGTTCGCGAGCGCGCCGGGTGCGGTCAAGCTGGCGCTGTACCGGCGTCGCGCCCTGGCCAAGAACGCCGGCGTCTCCCCGGAGGGCACGGGGTCGCACCGGATCGCGATCGGCGGCGCCGGGTCGTTCACCGACCCCGACGGGTTCGCCTGGGAGGCGGGGGAGTGA